One genomic region from Ammospiza caudacuta isolate bAmmCau1 chromosome 1, bAmmCau1.pri, whole genome shotgun sequence encodes:
- the NGLY1 gene encoding peptide-N(4)-(N-acetyl-beta-glucosaminyl)asparagine amidase isoform X2: MGFQEGETHLVFPKEASIEQLRKIRDLIAGERSSRLNESNQIHRSGSSEAVSSTQTAAQHPSGPVAPARQRPETSLVQSLEMAAKILKTLQTKFEGLVLMYENPSIQQKALAAIPLQELKSKAQKKLAQATRLDKGAHVSEEDFLLLELLDWFKTSFFHWVNSLPCSRCGGQTEPKSGYLLPTDDDLRWDARRVENHYCNQCQLCNRFPRYNNPEKLLETRRGRCGEWANCFTLCCRAVGFEARYVWDHTDHVWTEVYSSSQKRWLHCDPCENVCDKPLLYEAGWGKKLSYIIAFSKDEVVDVTWRYSSKHEEVLSRRTVLSEATLRETINALNRTRQKSLSENRKRELLERTIVELVEFISPRTPKPGEYGGRTSGSMAWRVARGEIGSEKRKEVVFIPSEKEKTSKLFHLVYNVIEDSYTRISNNNEKISGWEAGVWKAESIWRKVETDWKMVYLARKEGSSSASISWKFECKSVGLKIDNISVRTSSQAFHSGRIQWRLHSPTAEISLIGDKNLCSYSDFSGATEVMLEAVLNGGDGEAAWQHTQLFRESLTGCGENCLEIIIKLSDL; this comes from the exons ATGGGGTTTCAAGAG GGAGAAACTCACCTGGTTTTCCCTAAGGAAGCTTCAATTGAGCAGCTACGTAAAATCAGAGACTTAATTGCTGGAGAGAGGAGTAGCAGACTGAATGAGTCAAACCAAATCCACAGATCAGGATCCTCTGAAGCTGTCAGCAGCACTCAGACAGCTGCACAGCACCCTTCAGGACCTGTTGCCCCTGCCCGTCAGCGACCAGAAACATCACTTGTGCAATCTCTTGAAATG GCTGCAAAAATCTTGAAAACACTTCAGACAAAATTTGAGGGTCTTGTGTTGATGTATGAGAATCCTTCTATTCAGCAAAAAGCACTGGCTGCAATTCCCCTCCAGGAATTGAAAAGCAAAGCTCAGAAAAAGCTAGCACAAGCTACAAGACTGGACAAAG GTGCACATGTGAGTGAAGAGGACTTCTTATTGTTGGAGCTTTTGGACTGGTTTAAGACTTCCTTTTTTCATTGGGTAAATAGTCTTCCTTGCAGCAGGTGTGGTGGGCAGACAGAGCCTAAAAGTGGCTACCTGCTGCCTACTGATGATGATCTAAGGTGGGATGCCAGACGAGTGGAAAACCATTACTGCAACCAGTGTCAGCTCTGTAACAGATTCCCAAG GTATAACAACCCTGAAAAACTTCTGGAAACCAGACGTGGACGCTGTGGCGAGTGGGCCAACTGTTTtacactgtgctgcagagctgtggggtttgAGGCAAGATACGTCTGGGACCATACAG ATCATGTGTGGACTGAAGTATATTCTTCATCTCAGAAAAGATGGCTTCACTGTGATCCTTGTGAAAATGTGTGTGATAAGCCTCTTCTCTATGAAGCTGGCTGGGGAAAGAAGCTCTCCTACATAATTGCATTCTCCAAAGATGAG GTGGTTGATGTCACCTGGAGATACAGCAGTAAACATGAAGAAGTACTCTCTAGAAGGACGGTGCTCAGCGAAGCTACGCTGCGAGAGACAATTAATGCACTAAATAGAACG AGACAAAAGTCTTTgtcagaaaatagaaaaagagagCTCCTGGAAAGGACTATTGTGGAGCTTGTTGAGTTTATTTCTCCTAGAACACCTAAACCTGGAGAATATGGTGGAAGAACATCAGGCTCAATGGCTTGGCGAGTAGCCAGAGGTGAAATTGGTTCAGAG aaaagaaaagaagtagTTTTTATTCCCTCTGAAAAGGAGAAGACATCTAAACTGTTCCATCTCGTCTACAATGTAATAGAAGATAGTTATACACGGATTTCCAataacaatgaaaaaataagtGGCTGGGAAGcaggtgtttggaaggcagAATCTATTTGGAGAAAGGTTGAAACAGATTGGAAAATG GTTTATTTAGCCCGAAAAGAAGGATCATCCTCTGCTTCCATCAGCTGGAAGTTTGAGTGCAAGTCAGTTGGTCTAAAAATAGATAACATTTCAGTTAGGACAAGCAGTCAGGCATTTCATAGTGGAAGAATACAGTGGAGACTTCACTCTCCTACAGCAGAAATTTCTCTGATAGGAG ATAAAAATCTTTGCTCCTATTCAGATTTTTCTGGAGCAACAGAAGTTATGTTGGAAGCAGTTCTGAATGGAGGGGATGGTGAAGCTGCATGGCAACACACACAGCTGTTTAGAGAGAGCTTAACAGGATGTGGGGAAAATTGCTTGGAAATAATTATAAAACTCAGTGACCTCTGA
- the NGLY1 gene encoding peptide-N(4)-(N-acetyl-beta-glucosaminyl)asparagine amidase isoform X1: MAAALGLSSSPGSPAVSELCQNRREIFLEASRLLLTYADNILRNPYEEKYRLIRIGNPAFSTRLLPVRGAVECLFEMGFQEGETHLVFPKEASIEQLRKIRDLIAGERSSRLNESNQIHRSGSSEAVSSTQTAAQHPSGPVAPARQRPETSLVQSLEMAAKILKTLQTKFEGLVLMYENPSIQQKALAAIPLQELKSKAQKKLAQATRLDKGAHVSEEDFLLLELLDWFKTSFFHWVNSLPCSRCGGQTEPKSGYLLPTDDDLRWDARRVENHYCNQCQLCNRFPRYNNPEKLLETRRGRCGEWANCFTLCCRAVGFEARYVWDHTDHVWTEVYSSSQKRWLHCDPCENVCDKPLLYEAGWGKKLSYIIAFSKDEVVDVTWRYSSKHEEVLSRRTVLSEATLRETINALNRTRQKSLSENRKRELLERTIVELVEFISPRTPKPGEYGGRTSGSMAWRVARGEIGSEKRKEVVFIPSEKEKTSKLFHLVYNVIEDSYTRISNNNEKISGWEAGVWKAESIWRKVETDWKMVYLARKEGSSSASISWKFECKSVGLKIDNISVRTSSQAFHSGRIQWRLHSPTAEISLIGDKNLCSYSDFSGATEVMLEAVLNGGDGEAAWQHTQLFRESLTGCGENCLEIIIKLSDL; this comes from the exons ATGGcggctgccctggggctctcGTCCTCGCCGGGCTCCCCCGCCGTGAGCGAGCTGTGCCAGAACAGGCGGGAGATCTTCCTGGAGGCCTCGCGGCTGCTCCTCACTTACGCTGACAACATCCTCCG GAATCCCTATGAGGAAAAATACAGATTAATTCGGATTGGAAATCCAGCATTTTCTACAAGGTTGTTGCCTGTCAGAGGAGCTGTTGAATGTTTATTTGAGATGGGGTTTCAAGAG GGAGAAACTCACCTGGTTTTCCCTAAGGAAGCTTCAATTGAGCAGCTACGTAAAATCAGAGACTTAATTGCTGGAGAGAGGAGTAGCAGACTGAATGAGTCAAACCAAATCCACAGATCAGGATCCTCTGAAGCTGTCAGCAGCACTCAGACAGCTGCACAGCACCCTTCAGGACCTGTTGCCCCTGCCCGTCAGCGACCAGAAACATCACTTGTGCAATCTCTTGAAATG GCTGCAAAAATCTTGAAAACACTTCAGACAAAATTTGAGGGTCTTGTGTTGATGTATGAGAATCCTTCTATTCAGCAAAAAGCACTGGCTGCAATTCCCCTCCAGGAATTGAAAAGCAAAGCTCAGAAAAAGCTAGCACAAGCTACAAGACTGGACAAAG GTGCACATGTGAGTGAAGAGGACTTCTTATTGTTGGAGCTTTTGGACTGGTTTAAGACTTCCTTTTTTCATTGGGTAAATAGTCTTCCTTGCAGCAGGTGTGGTGGGCAGACAGAGCCTAAAAGTGGCTACCTGCTGCCTACTGATGATGATCTAAGGTGGGATGCCAGACGAGTGGAAAACCATTACTGCAACCAGTGTCAGCTCTGTAACAGATTCCCAAG GTATAACAACCCTGAAAAACTTCTGGAAACCAGACGTGGACGCTGTGGCGAGTGGGCCAACTGTTTtacactgtgctgcagagctgtggggtttgAGGCAAGATACGTCTGGGACCATACAG ATCATGTGTGGACTGAAGTATATTCTTCATCTCAGAAAAGATGGCTTCACTGTGATCCTTGTGAAAATGTGTGTGATAAGCCTCTTCTCTATGAAGCTGGCTGGGGAAAGAAGCTCTCCTACATAATTGCATTCTCCAAAGATGAG GTGGTTGATGTCACCTGGAGATACAGCAGTAAACATGAAGAAGTACTCTCTAGAAGGACGGTGCTCAGCGAAGCTACGCTGCGAGAGACAATTAATGCACTAAATAGAACG AGACAAAAGTCTTTgtcagaaaatagaaaaagagagCTCCTGGAAAGGACTATTGTGGAGCTTGTTGAGTTTATTTCTCCTAGAACACCTAAACCTGGAGAATATGGTGGAAGAACATCAGGCTCAATGGCTTGGCGAGTAGCCAGAGGTGAAATTGGTTCAGAG aaaagaaaagaagtagTTTTTATTCCCTCTGAAAAGGAGAAGACATCTAAACTGTTCCATCTCGTCTACAATGTAATAGAAGATAGTTATACACGGATTTCCAataacaatgaaaaaataagtGGCTGGGAAGcaggtgtttggaaggcagAATCTATTTGGAGAAAGGTTGAAACAGATTGGAAAATG GTTTATTTAGCCCGAAAAGAAGGATCATCCTCTGCTTCCATCAGCTGGAAGTTTGAGTGCAAGTCAGTTGGTCTAAAAATAGATAACATTTCAGTTAGGACAAGCAGTCAGGCATTTCATAGTGGAAGAATACAGTGGAGACTTCACTCTCCTACAGCAGAAATTTCTCTGATAGGAG ATAAAAATCTTTGCTCCTATTCAGATTTTTCTGGAGCAACAGAAGTTATGTTGGAAGCAGTTCTGAATGGAGGGGATGGTGAAGCTGCATGGCAACACACACAGCTGTTTAGAGAGAGCTTAACAGGATGTGGGGAAAATTGCTTGGAAATAATTATAAAACTCAGTGACCTCTGA